One Ignisphaera sp. DNA window includes the following coding sequences:
- a CDS encoding 30S ribosomal protein S8e: MGFYQGNDLKKITGGLKRRHRKPRKYEIGGYPIETKVGQSDVRVVERVYGGNSKVRLKYAAFANVYNPSEKKFVKARIIEVVETPANRELARRGIIVKGSIINTEVGKAKVVSRPSQEGIVNAVLIEEAKKMA, encoded by the coding sequence ATGGGTTTTTACCAAGGTAATGATCTTAAAAAGATTACAGGAGGACTGAAGAGAAGACATAGAAAACCTAGGAAATATGAAATTGGAGGTTACCCAATAGAGACGAAAGTGGGTCAATCCGATGTAAGAGTAGTAGAAAGGGTATATGGTGGCAATTCAAAGGTTAGATTAAAATATGCAGCTTTTGCAAATGTCTATAATCCATCTGAGAAGAAATTTGTAAAAGCTAGGATAATTGAGGTTGTGGAGACTCCTGCAAATAGGGAACTTGCAAGACGTGGCATAATTGTGAAAGGCAGTATAATAAATACAGAAGTTGGAAAAGCAAAGGTGGTTTCAAGACCATCTCAAGAAGGTATTGTAAATGCTGTATTAATTGAGGAAGCAAAGAAAATGGCCTAG
- the gatE gene encoding Glu-tRNA(Gln) amidotransferase subunit GatE, with the protein MAVPTNINYREVGLKVGLEIHQQLNTHTKLFCNCPVKLIDDEKLSKAASFARFLRVTRSELGEVDAAAAFEFQRRRLYKYLAPLDASCLVELDEEPPHPLNKEALTVALALAISFNSFIVDEVHVMRKIVIDGSNTTGFQRTAIVALGGYISDEEGSIGIQSIAIEEDAARKIAEEANVVTYSLDRLGIPLIEISTAPDIKSPMQARRVAEKIGLMLRFTGKARRGLGTIRQDLNLSISGSPKIEIKGVQRLELIPKVIEEEARRLIGLKMIRDELRNRGATQAEIVTQKPIDVTDILLRSSSKLVLSSIKSGGKAYAIKLPKFDGILGVELQHGRRFGTELADYAKQWAGVKGIIHSDELPGYGIDEDILKELRYALELGSMDAFVVVLDKPEKAVKALEVVKNRCAEAIEGIPKETRAANEDGTTRYMRPQPGAARMYPETDIPPIRITSELLEEAKRLVPPTVDDKIKQFVQQYNLSFELAKQLVYSDYLTLYEELVKAYSANPKTLATLFTTVYGELKKNGVDLDAVDDPFFHKIATAIMRLGDVSKEDLITIVTTLYQKPDTPIDEIVKSLSLQRMSYDELRNLVRTKINELADEIKRRGDKSFQYLMGKVMAEVRGRADGKTVAMIVRDELEKFLSK; encoded by the coding sequence TTGGCTGTACCCACAAACATTAATTATAGAGAAGTTGGTTTAAAGGTGGGTCTCGAGATACACCAACAATTGAATACACATACGAAACTATTTTGTAATTGTCCTGTCAAACTTATCGATGATGAAAAGCTGTCTAAGGCAGCTTCTTTTGCGAGATTTCTGCGGGTTACAAGGAGTGAACTTGGAGAGGTGGATGCAGCTGCAGCATTTGAATTCCAAAGAAGACGCCTCTATAAATATCTCGCCCCATTAGATGCGTCATGTCTTGTTGAACTCGATGAAGAGCCTCCTCATCCGCTAAATAAGGAGGCTCTCACAGTTGCTTTAGCACTTGCAATATCATTTAACTCATTTATTGTTGATGAAGTCCATGTCATGAGAAAAATTGTTATAGACGGCTCCAATACCACAGGGTTTCAGAGAACAGCTATAGTAGCTTTGGGCGGCTATATTAGCGATGAAGAGGGGTCTATCGGTATCCAAAGTATAGCTATTGAAGAGGATGCCGCCAGGAAAATAGCTGAAGAAGCAAATGTTGTAACCTACAGCCTAGATAGGCTAGGAATACCATTAATAGAGATATCAACAGCACCAGACATCAAATCGCCTATGCAAGCAAGACGTGTTGCTGAGAAGATCGGCTTGATGCTAAGATTTACAGGAAAGGCGAGAAGAGGTCTTGGAACCATTAGACAGGATCTGAACCTCTCTATTAGTGGAAGTCCAAAGATAGAAATCAAGGGGGTTCAAAGACTAGAGCTAATTCCGAAGGTTATAGAAGAAGAGGCTAGACGTTTAATAGGCTTAAAAATGATTAGAGATGAGCTCAGAAATAGGGGGGCAACCCAAGCTGAGATAGTGACTCAGAAACCTATTGATGTAACCGATATACTGCTTCGCAGTTCAAGCAAATTAGTGTTAAGTAGTATAAAGAGTGGCGGTAAGGCATATGCGATAAAATTGCCAAAATTTGATGGAATTCTTGGTGTTGAGTTGCAGCATGGAAGAAGATTTGGTACAGAGCTTGCTGATTATGCAAAGCAATGGGCAGGTGTAAAGGGGATTATCCATAGTGATGAGCTTCCAGGCTATGGAATAGATGAGGATATCTTAAAAGAACTTCGATATGCATTGGAACTGGGTTCTATGGATGCATTTGTTGTTGTTCTCGACAAACCCGAAAAGGCTGTGAAAGCTTTGGAAGTTGTTAAGAATAGGTGTGCTGAGGCTATTGAGGGGATACCAAAAGAGACTAGAGCTGCTAATGAAGATGGTACCACAAGGTATATGAGACCGCAGCCGGGTGCTGCTAGAATGTATCCAGAAACAGATATACCGCCAATAAGGATAACATCTGAGTTACTTGAAGAAGCTAAGAGACTCGTACCACCAACAGTTGATGATAAGATAAAGCAGTTTGTTCAGCAATACAATCTCAGTTTCGAGTTAGCTAAACAGCTTGTCTACAGCGATTATCTAACACTATATGAAGAACTTGTCAAAGCATATAGTGCAAATCCAAAAACTTTAGCAACACTTTTTACAACTGTTTATGGAGAACTAAAGAAGAATGGCGTTGATTTAGATGCTGTTGATGACCCCTTCTTCCACAAAATTGCAACAGCCATAATGCGCCTAGGCGATGTTAGTAAGGAGGATTTGATAACCATAGTCACAACACTATATCAAAAGCCTGATACACCCATCGACGAGATTGTAAAGAGCTTGAGCTTGCAGAGGATGAGCTATGATGAACTGAGAAACCTTGTTAGAACAAAGATAAATGAGCTAGCTGATGAGATTAAGAGGAGGGGGGATAAATCCTTCCAGTATCTGATGGGGAAGGTAATGGCAGAGGTTAGGGGTCGTGCTGATGGTAAAACCGTTGCTATGATTGTTAGAGATGAGCTCGAAAAATTCCTCTCTAAATAG
- a CDS encoding NTPase has translation MLKLAITGDPGVGKTTLLLKLVKYISSAGVPVYGFYCPEVREEGRRIGFKIVDIAKNSEGWLALVPEKAIEMGYNISARKKIGRYVLIHDEAEKIGKEALALHNRDAVLAIDEIGPMELSISGLREAIIKAIGLSNNLMVTIHRNMKDKEIWDLLHNKGVEIMVLTKMNRDEMFSTIINKLRYTLLKIA, from the coding sequence ATGCTTAAGCTTGCAATAACTGGGGATCCAGGTGTTGGAAAAACAACATTGTTACTGAAGCTAGTAAAATACATTAGCTCTGCAGGCGTTCCTGTCTATGGATTTTACTGTCCCGAGGTCAGAGAAGAGGGGAGAAGGATAGGATTTAAAATAGTAGACATAGCAAAAAACAGTGAAGGATGGCTAGCCTTAGTACCCGAAAAGGCTATTGAAATGGGTTATAACATCAGTGCTCGTAAGAAGATCGGTAGGTATGTTCTAATACATGATGAAGCAGAGAAGATAGGTAAAGAAGCACTAGCATTGCATAACAGAGATGCTGTTCTAGCAATAGATGAAATTGGTCCCATGGAACTTTCAATAAGTGGTTTGCGTGAGGCAATAATAAAAGCAATAGGGTTGAGCAACAATTTGATGGTAACAATTCATAGAAATATGAAAGATAAGGAGATATGGGATTTATTACACAATAAAGGGGTAGAGATTATGGTGTTGACTAAGATGAATAGAGATGAAATGTTTAGCACAATAATCAATAAATTGAGATACACGTTATTGAAGATAGCATGA
- a CDS encoding transcription initiation factor IIB family protein: MNCTNVIVDSERGSLVCLDTGEVIEEEQILISPDWRAYTSEEWLRRAHMGSITYKVHDSGLATEIDLSVKRYRESVKNRKLALLQRKTRVDKNERKIVEALTHLNQMCALINLPDQVSETAAMLLRKIFNVIQPRVDKLKILALASIVIASRKHGIPIRVREMLTRFGIDEEEYWKFISDIYFKVDINEFKAYIDPRKYLPYIVTNLKLSQKAYMLAAKIIDILKKEGFTEGKDPAGIAAATVYIASILVDEKKTQKQVAEAANVTEVTIRNRYRDIIDKLNIIVYV, from the coding sequence TTGAATTGTACAAATGTTATTGTTGATAGTGAAAGAGGATCTCTTGTATGCTTAGATACTGGAGAGGTTATTGAAGAAGAGCAGATATTGATTAGTCCAGATTGGCGAGCTTATACATCAGAGGAGTGGCTTAGAAGAGCACATATGGGGAGCATAACCTATAAGGTTCACGACTCTGGACTTGCCACAGAAATAGATCTCTCGGTAAAAAGATATAGGGAATCTGTTAAAAATAGAAAACTTGCATTACTTCAGAGAAAAACGCGTGTAGATAAAAATGAGAGAAAAATTGTGGAGGCTCTTACTCATTTGAATCAGATGTGCGCCTTAATTAACTTGCCTGATCAAGTTTCTGAGACAGCCGCTATGCTCCTACGCAAAATATTCAATGTTATTCAACCAAGAGTTGACAAACTAAAAATATTGGCTCTAGCCTCGATAGTTATAGCCTCTAGAAAACATGGTATACCAATAAGAGTTAGAGAGATGCTGACAAGGTTTGGCATTGATGAAGAGGAATACTGGAAATTCATCTCTGATATCTACTTTAAAGTCGATATAAATGAGTTTAAGGCATATATAGACCCCCGTAAGTATTTACCGTATATAGTAACGAATTTGAAGTTAAGTCAAAAAGCGTATATGTTGGCAGCCAAGATAATAGATATACTAAAGAAAGAGGGCTTTACTGAAGGAAAAGACCCAGCCGGTATAGCTGCTGCAACTGTCTACATAGCATCTATTCTTGTAGATGAAAAGAAAACACAAAAACAAGTTGCAGAAGCTGCTAATGTTACAGAGGTCACTATTAGAAATAGGTATAGAGATATAATTGATAAACTAAACATAATAGTATATGTATAG
- a CDS encoding fibrillarin-like rRNA/tRNA 2'-O-methyltransferase, which translates to MSHLIASNIYEHPKYPKVYIVELEDGSSRLATKNLVPGKKVYGEHLFKWKDGEYREWNAYRSKLAGALVKGLKELPIKEGQKILYLGAGSGTTASHISDIIGLKGVIYAVEFAPRVMRELIVVADDRPNIVPILEDARFPTRYRIIVEEVDGLYADVAQPEQASIVADNADMFLKSGGWLLLAIKARSIDVTAEPSEVYKKEIETLNRRGFEIVDVVHLEPFDKDHAMVYAIYKK; encoded by the coding sequence ATGTCACATTTAATAGCATCAAACATTTATGAGCATCCTAAATACCCTAAGGTGTATATTGTAGAGCTTGAAGATGGTAGTAGCAGGCTAGCTACAAAGAACCTCGTTCCCGGAAAGAAGGTGTATGGAGAACATCTATTCAAATGGAAAGATGGAGAATACAGAGAGTGGAATGCCTATAGAAGCAAGTTGGCTGGAGCTCTTGTAAAGGGATTGAAAGAGCTACCTATAAAGGAAGGGCAGAAAATACTTTACCTCGGAGCAGGATCCGGCACGACGGCCAGTCATATATCTGATATAATAGGTTTAAAGGGAGTTATTTATGCAGTCGAATTTGCTCCAAGAGTAATGAGAGAACTGATTGTGGTAGCAGATGACAGGCCAAATATTGTGCCAATCCTAGAAGATGCAAGGTTTCCAACAAGATACAGAATAATTGTCGAGGAAGTTGATGGACTTTATGCAGATGTGGCTCAGCCAGAGCAAGCAAGTATTGTTGCTGATAATGCAGATATGTTTTTGAAGAGCGGTGGGTGGCTGCTATTAGCCATAAAGGCGAGAAGCATTGATGTTACAGCAGAACCTAGCGAGGTCTACAAAAAAGAGATTGAAACATTAAATAGAAGAGGATTTGAAATCGTTGATGTTGTTCATTTGGAGCCTTTCGATAAGGACCATGCCATGGTCTATGCCATTTATAAGAAATAG
- a CDS encoding helix-turn-helix domain-containing protein → MSGYNENSAIGYTSLKGDVDKILSDLAKTRGTNILHRVTYPRDRSVDHIIEYKNCKTLIKFSNNISSRSRLYQELKKLSKELNVNSLIVANKLNDEMLMHEVLYIRGRLGIVSMYTIKHYATGDKVFVYEYNGMLYVKIDGKKLKTLREKKGFRVHELANAVGVSARALKDYEDGKIDMTIERAYRFLEIFGNEFEDVIEEVDIFRDRIIQKETEGHSYNRKVSTDKRTKIVDKLRSYGLEANVYNSIPSDIITSDESIRFFISYIERNLSEDDIRSKCENNYFFAKTFRGTPLVVVDDDIDKSNILSVEEYGYVSKVSNIEQLAREIVEETKR, encoded by the coding sequence GTGAGTGGATATAACGAAAATAGTGCCATAGGATATACAAGTCTTAAGGGGGATGTGGATAAAATACTATCTGATTTAGCGAAAACTAGAGGAACAAACATTTTGCATAGGGTGACATATCCTAGAGACAGGTCGGTTGATCATATAATTGAATATAAGAATTGTAAGACATTAATAAAGTTCTCAAACAATATATCTTCTCGGAGCAGGTTATATCAGGAGCTTAAAAAACTATCAAAAGAGCTTAATGTAAACTCTCTTATAGTAGCCAATAAACTGAATGACGAAATGTTAATGCACGAGGTTTTGTATATAAGGGGGCGCTTGGGCATAGTATCAATGTATACGATTAAGCACTATGCTACAGGAGATAAGGTCTTTGTGTATGAATACAATGGAATGCTATATGTAAAAATTGATGGAAAGAAACTTAAAACCTTAAGGGAAAAGAAAGGATTTAGAGTGCATGAGCTAGCAAATGCCGTGGGTGTTTCAGCTAGAGCTTTGAAGGATTATGAAGATGGCAAAATTGATATGACTATAGAAAGAGCATATAGATTTTTAGAGATTTTTGGAAATGAATTTGAAGATGTTATTGAGGAGGTTGATATTTTTAGGGATAGAATAATCCAAAAAGAAACCGAAGGTCATTCATATAATAGAAAAGTCTCTACAGACAAAAGAACTAAGATCGTAGACAAATTGAGAAGCTATGGACTAGAGGCAAATGTATACAACTCCATTCCATCAGATATCATTACAAGTGATGAAAGCATCAGATTTTTCATATCCTACATAGAGAGGAACCTAAGCGAAGACGATATAAGGTCGAAGTGCGAAAATAACTACTTTTTTGCGAAGACATTCAGAGGAACTCCACTTGTTGTCGTAGACGATGACATTGATAAAAGCAACATTTTATCAGTTGAAGAATATGGCTATGTAAGCAAGGTTTCAAATATTGAGCAATTAGCTAGGGAAATTGTAGAGGAGACCAAGAGATGA
- the uppS gene encoding polyprenyl diphosphate synthase translates to MPQHVAIIPDGNRRWARERGLDPKEGHRYGYEKLKEVLQVLYDLGVRVVTVYAMSYENCVYRNEDEKNNLFNLIKSGLNTLLNEGMVHKYKVNVKVFGKLELVHKDLLETISNIEKVSSQYRDRFLNIALCYGGRQEIVDAIKNIAIDVVAGKVKIENISEELIKKYISTSHLKDLSEPDLVIRTSGEMRISNFLLWQIAYSELYFCDVYWPDFRKIDLLRAIRSYQRRERRFGR, encoded by the coding sequence ATGCCTCAACATGTGGCTATAATTCCAGATGGTAATAGAAGGTGGGCAAGAGAACGTGGATTGGATCCTAAAGAAGGCCATAGATATGGCTATGAAAAATTAAAAGAAGTTTTGCAAGTTCTATATGATTTGGGGGTACGGGTCGTAACAGTGTATGCAATGTCTTATGAAAACTGTGTTTATAGGAATGAAGATGAAAAGAACAATCTATTCAATTTAATTAAATCGGGGTTAAATACATTATTGAATGAGGGCATGGTACACAAATATAAAGTGAATGTAAAGGTCTTTGGAAAGCTAGAATTGGTACACAAAGATCTACTAGAAACTATATCAAATATTGAGAAAGTCTCATCTCAATATAGGGATAGATTTTTGAACATTGCTTTATGTTATGGGGGTAGACAAGAAATTGTTGATGCTATTAAAAACATAGCCATAGATGTGGTAGCCGGAAAAGTTAAGATAGAGAACATATCTGAGGAATTGATAAAAAAATATATCTCAACCTCTCATTTGAAAGATCTTTCAGAGCCAGATTTAGTTATCAGAACATCAGGTGAGATGAGGATAAGCAATTTTTTATTATGGCAAATAGCATATAGCGAACTCTATTTCTGTGATGTTTATTGGCCCGATTTCAGAAAAATAGATTTACTTAGGGCTATAAGATCTTATCAAAGAAGAGAACGCAGGTTTGGGAGATAA
- a CDS encoding ATP/GTP-binding protein, with translation MYYIFIMGPAGSGKSFLAKALNDWLEEHGMDTTIVNLDPAADWMPYNPDVDIRNYITTDDVMKRYNLGPNGALIASIDLTVNYVNELVEEINEEKPNYVIVDTPGQLEVFAFRKAGSIIIDSLSRESKSVALFLIESQMVLKPTTLLPLLILSLATAFSHRKPQIPVITKSDILSKEEYIQISKIIENPSDFIISLKSPELNIISEFPFEDAYSFIERIVRSNLENAVMVSAITGDGLDNLYAGIQRILAGGEDFYTEEPSEIL, from the coding sequence ATGTACTACATATTTATAATGGGGCCTGCAGGATCTGGAAAAAGCTTTCTTGCCAAGGCTCTGAATGATTGGCTAGAAGAACATGGAATGGATACAACCATAGTAAATCTGGATCCAGCTGCTGATTGGATGCCATACAATCCAGATGTTGACATTAGAAACTATATAACAACAGACGATGTTATGAAAAGATATAATCTTGGACCCAATGGGGCGCTGATAGCATCAATAGATCTCACTGTAAACTATGTTAATGAACTTGTAGAGGAGATAAACGAGGAAAAGCCAAATTATGTCATTGTTGATACGCCCGGCCAATTAGAGGTATTTGCATTTAGAAAAGCAGGATCTATAATAATAGACTCTCTGTCCAGGGAATCTAAGAGTGTTGCACTATTCTTAATAGAATCTCAGATGGTTTTAAAACCCACAACACTGCTACCCCTCCTCATACTATCACTTGCAACAGCGTTTTCGCATAGAAAGCCACAAATACCAGTTATAACAAAAAGCGACATACTTTCCAAAGAAGAATACATTCAGATCTCAAAAATAATTGAAAATCCATCTGACTTTATAATATCTTTGAAAAGTCCAGAGCTAAACATTATAAGCGAGTTTCCTTTCGAGGACGCATATTCATTTATTGAAAGAATTGTTAGAAGTAATCTAGAAAACGCCGTTATGGTTTCAGCCATAACAGGAGATGGCTTAGACAATTTGTATGCAGGTATTCAAAGAATTCTAGCGGGAGGTGAAGATTTTTATACTGAGGAGCCAAGTGAGATTCTATAG
- a CDS encoding 30S ribosomal protein S30e, whose protein sequence is MPSHGSLTKAGKVRSQTPKIPPKPKRNLVPRIRNRREYWIRQRKVQGLPVPTVVPPSSVPRKAASTAQK, encoded by the coding sequence ATGCCATCCCACGGATCCCTCACAAAGGCTGGTAAAGTAAGAAGTCAAACACCGAAGATACCGCCAAAACCTAAGAGAAATCTTGTACCCAGAATTAGAAATAGGCGGGAATATTGGATAAGACAGAGAAAGGTTCAAGGGCTCCCGGTACCCACGGTAGTTCCACCATCATCTGTTCCGAGGAAAGCCGCTTCTACTGCCCAAAAATAG
- a CDS encoding C/D box methylation guide ribonucleoprotein complex aNOP56 subunit (functions along with aFIB and aL7a; guides 2'-O-methylation of ribose to specific sites in RNAs) yields MSERIYIVDTPIGVFALNPSGEVVDSLVYPRDVGKVVEEMLLISESKASNTLFQLLESLKSKIDVSSIVLVFEDSEIARQVGERGFKTAVESSNAVARNLRRELPVIAVKLGIFKTEDDYREYVHQISLELTRRKLRRFAQKRDLLAIQAIRAIDDIDKTLNLLAARLREWYSIHFPELDDISKEHEEYIRIVAELGFRDNIVPEALIKLGISEGRAKKIAEASKQSIGADLSEMDMSIIQTVANIWLELFELRQKLTDYITQVMKEVAPNVTALVGPLLGARLLSLAGSLEELAKLPASTVQVLGAEKALFRALRTGGKPPKHGVIFQFPEIRKAPKWQRGKISRALATKLSIAARIDFFTGRYVGEELKQKLMERIEEIKKLYPKPPKKEAKEARPRPRREGRREGRK; encoded by the coding sequence ATGAGTGAAAGAATATACATTGTTGATACACCAATAGGGGTGTTTGCACTAAATCCAAGTGGCGAAGTTGTAGATAGTTTAGTTTATCCTAGAGATGTAGGTAAGGTTGTTGAGGAGATGTTGTTAATAAGCGAGAGTAAGGCTAGTAATACATTGTTTCAGCTGTTGGAGTCTCTGAAGAGCAAAATTGATGTGAGCAGTATTGTTCTAGTCTTTGAGGACTCTGAAATCGCTAGACAAGTGGGTGAAAGAGGATTTAAAACAGCTGTTGAATCTTCAAATGCTGTGGCTAGGAATTTGCGAAGAGAATTACCAGTTATAGCTGTGAAGCTTGGAATATTCAAGACAGAAGATGATTATAGGGAATATGTGCATCAGATATCCCTTGAGCTTACCAGGAGAAAGCTCAGGAGGTTTGCTCAGAAGAGGGATTTACTTGCTATCCAAGCTATTCGAGCCATTGATGATATTGACAAGACCCTAAATCTGCTTGCAGCAAGACTGAGAGAATGGTATAGCATTCATTTCCCAGAATTAGACGATATATCCAAGGAGCACGAAGAGTATATAAGAATTGTTGCAGAACTTGGCTTTAGAGACAACATAGTGCCAGAGGCTCTTATTAAGCTAGGCATTTCTGAAGGTAGGGCGAAGAAGATAGCGGAGGCATCTAAGCAAAGTATAGGAGCAGATCTTTCCGAAATGGATATGAGCATTATTCAGACAGTTGCAAACATATGGCTTGAACTATTCGAGCTTAGACAAAAGCTCACAGACTACATAACACAAGTAATGAAAGAGGTAGCCCCGAATGTAACAGCATTGGTTGGCCCACTGTTAGGCGCAAGGTTGCTCAGCCTAGCTGGAAGCCTGGAGGAATTGGCTAAGCTACCAGCTAGCACAGTTCAAGTTCTTGGTGCAGAAAAAGCGTTGTTCAGGGCTCTAAGAACAGGTGGCAAACCTCCAAAGCATGGCGTAATATTCCAGTTTCCAGAGATTAGAAAGGCGCCAAAGTGGCAGAGAGGTAAAATTTCAAGGGCCTTGGCGACAAAACTTAGCATAGCAGCTAGAATAGACTTCTTCACAGGTAGATATGTTGGTGAAGAATTGAAACAGAAATTGATGGAGAGAATAGAGGAGATAAAGAAGCTATATCCAAAACCGCCGAAGAAGGAAGCTAAAGAGGCTAGACCACGGCCACGCAGGGAGGGTAGAAGAGAAGGACGGAAATAG
- a CDS encoding RNA-binding protein has protein sequence MRPLGSVLHITRSRYIIVKIHDKKSLPILGSDVVDPNNEIIGKVIDVIGPIDKPFAVVKAVKPGIVSFLKPSTFLFYRTKKIGRGKKH, from the coding sequence GTGCGGCCTTTGGGAAGCGTACTCCATATCACGAGGTCAAGATACATCATTGTAAAGATACATGATAAAAAAAGTTTACCAATACTGGGATCCGATGTTGTGGATCCCAACAATGAGATTATAGGCAAGGTCATTGACGTAATCGGGCCTATTGATAAGCCATTTGCTGTTGTCAAGGCGGTTAAGCCTGGTATAGTGTCATTTCTAAAGCCATCAACATTCTTATTTTATAGAACAAAAAAGATAGGGAGGGGTAAGAAGCATTGA